Proteins found in one Misgurnus anguillicaudatus chromosome 3, ASM2758022v2, whole genome shotgun sequence genomic segment:
- the LOC141361665 gene encoding uncharacterized protein yields MPNITLDPDVRRRLRRTTTKPPTRCSSAERVRVNKDAIAQHESGKTPLVIVTCTTCYMYSLASAVSIDGFTCTKCIEVLRLTEKVAELESRIRTLVEDSKTANVTVVNTVSSEKTNGSVPTSDANVNITNNVSSAHSVPTSDANVNIINTVSSAHSVYHNTHGSVPTSESSRRSNWVTVRRHSHIRRPSKTHNVTVLSNRFDPLRNTLAETPVKSALVIGDSILRNTNIEAPNTLVDCIPGARTSDIRSKLKVLANAKRKFSKIVIHAGTNDTRLRQSEITKDNIKEMCEIAKNNVRQCNMLWSPPRLPGR; encoded by the coding sequence atgcccaacatcaccctggacccagacgttcgcaggcgactgaggcgtaccacaaccaaacccccaacgcgatgcagctccgcggagcgcgttcgggtaaacaaagacgccatcgcccagcatgaaagcggtaagactccgcttgttattgtaacatgtactacttgctacatgtatagtttagcttctgccgttagcatagatgggtttacatgcactaagtgtattgaagtattaagattaactgagaaggttgctgaactagaatcgcgcatccgaacgctagttgaggatagcaaaaccgctaatgttactgttgtaaatactgtatcgagcgaaaagactaatggctcggttccgacatcagatgctaatgtaaacattacaaacaatgtatcgagcgcacatagtgttccgacatcagatgctaatgtaaacattataaatactgtatcgagcgcgcatagtgtttatcataatacacatggctcggttccgacatcagagtcaagtcggcggtctaactgggtgactgtcaggcggcatagtcatatacggcgtccatctaagacccataacgttacggtactttctaacagattcgatcccctaaggaatacactagctgaaacacctgttaaaagtgccctggtcattggagattctatactcaggaacactaacattgaggcaccaaacaccctagtcgactgtataccgggagccagaacgtctgacattagatccaaacttaaagtgctggctaatgctaaacggaagttttctaagattgttattcacgccggaacaaatgacaccagactccgacagtcggaaatcaccaaagataatattaaggagatgtgtgaaattgcaaaaaacaatgtcagacaatgtaatatgctctggtcccctccccgcctaccggggagatga